The following proteins are encoded in a genomic region of Brachionichthys hirsutus isolate HB-005 chromosome 14, CSIRO-AGI_Bhir_v1, whole genome shotgun sequence:
- the mos gene encoding proto-oncogene serine/threonine-protein kinase mos translates to MPSPIPVTRLLPADLCPSPELGTFSSPLTKPQAGSSLQVPVQRFASRAASRLWSSVIHWKELRAVEPVGSGGFGSVYKAEYFGETVALKRVNKCAKNKLASRQSFWAELNAAHLRHANIVRVIAATTAVPADFEDERSIGTILMEFVRGGNLQQAIYDRAEPLGADRWLRYGADILRGLRFLHAHGVVHLDIKPANVLLSSGDACKIADFGCSLKLDRGCEARAVGPHLSHVGGTYTHRPPEMLRGEPVSPKADIFSFGITLWQLVTREPPYTGDRQHVLYAVVARGLRPSVDAHPVFRSEIGRRCRTLLSRCWSADCRCRPSARELQPQLDELRHGAVTSHDDTRDDVAIQKP, encoded by the coding sequence ATGCCTTCTCCCATCCCGGTGACGCGCCTGCTGCCCGCCGACCTCTGCCCGTCCCCGGAGCTCGGAACCTTCAGCAGCCCGCTGACCAAGCCGCAGGCCGGCTCCAGCCTGCAGGTCCCCGTGCAGCGGTTCGCCAGCAGGGCCGCCAGCCGGCTCTGGTCGTCCGTGATCCACTGGAAGGAGCTCCGCGCCGTGGAGCCCGTGGGCTCCGGGGGGTTCGGCTCCGTGTACAAGGCGGAGTACTTCGGCGAGACCGTCGCGCTGAAGAGGGTCAACAAGTGCGCCAAGAACAAGCTGGCGTCCCGGCAGAGCTTCTGGGCCGAGCTGAACGCCGCGCACCTGCGCCACGCGAACATCGTGCGCGTCATCGCGGCGACGACCGCCGTGCCGGCGGACTTCGAGGACGAGCGCAGCATCGGGACGATCCTGATGGAGTTCGTGCGCGGCGGAAACCTGCAGCAGGCGATCTACGACCGCGCCGAGCCGCTGGGCGCGGACCGGTGGCTCCGCTACGGCGCGGACATCCTCAGGGGGCTGCGGTTCCTCCACGCGCACGGCGTCGTGCACCTGGACATCAAGCCCGCCAACGTGCTGCTGTCCTCCGGGGACGCGTGTAAGATCGCGGACTTCGGCTGCTCGCTGAAGCTGGACCGGGGCTGCGAGGCGCGCGCCGTCGGGCCGCACCTCAGCCACGTGGGCGGGACGTACACGCACCGGCCCCCGGAGATGCTGAGGGGCGAGCCGGTGTCCCCCAAGGCGGACATCTTCTCTTTCGGGATCACGCTGTGGCAGCTGGTCACCAGGGAGCCGCCGTACACCGGCGACCGGCAGCACGTGCTCTACGCCGTGGTGGCGCGCGGCCTGCGGCCGTCGGTGGACGCGCACCCGGTGTTCCGGTCGGAGATCGGCCGGCGGTGCAGGACGCTGCTGAGCCGCTGCTGGAGCGCGGACTGCCGGTGCAGACCGAGCGCACGGGAGCTGCAGCCTCAGCTGGATGAGCTGCGTCATGGTGCCGTGACGTCACACGACGACACTCGTGATGACGTCGCGATTCAAAAGCCATAA
- the plag1 gene encoding zinc finger protein PLAG1, which produces MATGTQGHRDHTLEKAKLMTPMGRRRRAEGKPNKNFRCQECEKAFNSLEKLKVHSYSHTGERPYRCSHPDCTKAFVSKYKLLRHMATHSPEKIHKCSYCEKMFHRKDHLKNHLHTHDPYKEAFTCQECGKSYNTKLGFKRHLALHSANSGDLTCQVCLQLFPSTEVLLEHLRTHAGKSSAGTREKKHHCEHCERRFYTRKDVRRHMVVHTGRKDFLCQYCAQRFGRKDHLTRHMKKSHARELLRVKTEPADSLEPVVYDLASGGIKGELPEMLTPRLHQLNMYANPVLDTELFSTPTHPFSLKYPLASNFTSYTFSSQEREQTLKGELETYLMELQGSMPSSSSAVQEHQLSSSKLELEGQVGILEETGQEASLSKISTPVATASTGESLASSSSLMDFSQLFNFLPLNGPPYNQTGGQVVTYPPNEEPTPVVQLPSQSADVPEAVESPLQCLPSSFISNLNAPTTLPRFHQAFQ; this is translated from the exons ATGGCCACAGGAACCCAGGGCCACCGTGATCACACCTTGGAAAAAGCAAAGCTTATGACACCCATGGGGAGGCGCCGGAGAGCAGAGGGGAAACCAAATAAAAATTTCCGCTGCCAGGAGTGTGAGAAAGCTTTCAACAGTCTGGAGAAGTTGAAGGTGCACTCGTACTCTCACACAGGAGAAAGACCCTACCGCTGCTCCCACCCTGACTGCACCAAGGCCTTCGTCTCCAAATACAAGCTGCTACG GCATATGGCAACTCACTCCCCAGAAAAGATCCACAAGTGTTCATACTGTGAGAAAATGTTCCACCGCAAGGATCACTTAAAGAATCATCTGCACACTCATGACCCCTATAAAGAGGCCTTCACCTGTCAGGAGTGTGGCAAGAGCTACAACACCAAGCTTGGATTCAAACGCCACCTCGCCCTCCATTCCGCCAACAGTGGGGACCTCACGTGCCAAGTGTGCCTGCAGCTTTTCCCCAGCACAGAGGTTCTTCTGGAACACCTCAGAACACACGCTGGCAAGTCGTCTGCTGGGACCAGAGAGAAAAAGCACCACTGTGAGCATTGCGAGCGGCGATTCTACACCCGTAAAGATGTGCGACGCCACATGGTGGTGCACACTGGACGCAAGGATTTCCTATGCCAGTACTGTGCCCAGCGGTTTGGTAGGAAGGACCATCTTACACGTCACATGAAGAAGAGTCATGCTCGGGAGCTGCTGAGGGTGAAAACTGAGCCAGCAGATTCTCTAGAGCCAGTCGTCTATGATTTGGCATCCGGGGGCATCAAGGGTGAGCTCCCGGAAATGCTGACGCCAAGGCTACACCAGCTCAACATGTATGCAAACCCTGTTCTGGACACGGAGCTCTTTTCCACCCCGACACACCCCTTTTCTCTGAAGTACCCGCTGGCCTCCAACTTTACCTCATATACCTTTTCCTCACAGGAGCGGGAGCAAACTTTAAAGGGAGAACTGGAGACTTATctgatggagctgcagggaagtatgccctcctcatcctctgcagTCCAGGAACACCAACTCTCCTCTTCCAAACTTGAGTTGGAAGGTCAAGTGGGAATACTAGAGGAAACTGGCCAGGAAGCGTCACTGTCCAAAATATCCACACCAGTGGCCACAGCCTCTACAGGAGAGTCTTTggcttcgtcttcctctctcatgGACTTCTCGCAGCTTTTCAACTTCCTGCCACTCAATGGGCCACCATACAACCAGACGGGGGGGCAGGTTGTCACCTATCCACCCAATGAAGAGCCCACACCTGTTGTCCAGCTGCCGTCCCAATCCGCCGATGTCCCTGAGGCTGTAGAGAGTCCACTTCAATGCCTGCCCTCTTCGTTTATATCTAACCTGAACGCACCCACTACACTGCCTCGCTTCCACCAAGCTTTTCAGTGA
- the chchd7 gene encoding coiled-coil-helix-coiled-coil-helix domain-containing protein 7, giving the protein MGRAPQKVRNRDTNPCIDEGDASLKCLDEHNYDKSCCSAHFQRYKNCRKYWHSVMLQRRGDGVRPDMPTAAERQELLDAIGGKPY; this is encoded by the exons ATGGGAAGAGCTCCTCAGAAGGTCCGTAATCGGGATACGAACCCATGCATCGAT GAAGGTGACGCATCCCTGAAGTGTTTGGACGAGCACAACTATGAcaagagctgctgctccgccCATTTCCAGAGATATAAGAACTGCAGGAAGTACTGG CACAGCGTcatgctgcagaggagaggagatggcgTGAGGCCCGACATGCCCACCgctgcagagaggcaggagTTGCTTGACGCTATTGGAGGCAAGCCCTACTGA
- the LOC137903875 gene encoding ankyrin repeat and SAM domain-containing protein 6-like has product MNFGVPANSLLLFRACDEGDYETARDILEPGAPKETGRQSRLRSEDGSDSSGAADMLSLVPVDCTDEEGNTALQFASASGHEKLVRFLLRKGASVDTGNNYGWTPLMQAARFGHLTVAHILLENGAEINGRNRLCASVLTMAARGGHVHVLKLLLEGGANVDDYDPLAVAAEAAPTVNNNNNNKSCSAAGFGGGEHGGEFMDITPLMVASQHGHEAAVRLLLEWGANVNFSQRTTGWGPLMVAALGGKVSVAQQLVERGADPDRVNVLSKTAFELAMQLKQRDVKAYLDSITTVRPQTDDERRRPDVFSALKLGNSQLVKEILEDDPAQVNSSNQEGASPLMVAAVSGQLEVVQLMVEKSADVDKQDGVHGWSALMQATYHGNKAIVKYLLSQGADVNLRAKNGYTAFDLVMLLNDPDTELVRLLASVCMQVDKDKPTHRSSATVTRSQSRRSLSSVPVPVPPPPDDRGGLKSWWSRMSNRFRRLKLTHTLRHGLSSGRLAPFPYDAEAPLDATMKAQRTPGAVSEAPPPAPPPAPGGNDVSTAWAESKDAGLWRALSEKEDFIITTMLRSGAPLTRLPSDKLKAVIPPFLPPSNFEPWNSDRSRLLGEGKSEAPRLPMPPQRKLNSSGNSDITSISHVVSRSMKFPSIPKGPSSSSPSNSGHYHSPHSSGGSNGVAGINRDSHNRSGGSADSVLSQIAAQRKRAAGLMDVKSQQGRPSLPPPDAGLPDAPPNPSAVAADVHPRRKMELKRRPQSGNSSTSKSTSPTLTPSPSPTPKPPPGPGDALSLSSSHPRSKSSGGSSSGTVTDEDELSSILKKLSLEKYQPIFEEQEVDMEAFLTLTDEDLKELGIKTDGPRQQILAAISELNAGKGRERQILQETIHNFQSSFGSSASNPRQPGEARSPTGWLRHHVRSSNKR; this is encoded by the exons ATGAATTTCGGTGTCCCCGCCAATTCGCTGCTGCTCTTCCGCGCCTGCGACGAGGGAGACTATGAGACCGCCCGAGACATCCTGGAGCCCGGAGCCCCGAAGGAGACCGGCCGGCAGAGCAGGCTGCGCTCCGAGGACGGCTCGGACAGCAGCGGCGCCGCGGACATGTTGTCCCTCGTACCGGTGGACTGCACGGACGAGGAGGGGAACACCGCCCTGCAGTTCGCCTCGGCCAGCGGCCACGAGAAGCTGGTGCGGTTTCTGCTGCGGAAGGGAGCGTCGGTGGACACCGGGAACAACTACGGCTGGACCCCGCTGATGCAGGCTGCGAG GTTCGGTCACCTGACCGTCGCCCACATCCTGCTGGAGAACGGGGCAGAAATCAACGGACGGAACCGGCTCTGCGCCAGCGTGCTGACCATGGCGGCCCGCGGGGGACACGTTCACGTCCTCAAGCTCCTCCTTGAGGGCGGGGCCAACGTTGACGACTATGATCCTCTGGCTGTTGCTGCGGAAGCCGCGCCgactgtaaacaacaacaacaacaacaagagctGCAG TGCGGCCGGCTTTGGAGGTGGCGAACACGGCGGGGAGTTCATGGACATCACGCCGCTGATGGTGGCGTCTCAGCACGGCCACGAGGCGGCGGTGCGTCTGCTGCTGGAATGGGGCGCCAACGTCAACTTCTCCCAGAGGACCACCGGCTGGGGGCCGCTGATGGTGGCCGCCCTGGGCGGGAAG GTCTCCGTGGCCCAGCAGCTGGTGGAGCGGGGAGCTGACCCGGACCGGGTCAACGTTCTGTCCAAGACGGCCTTCGAACTCGCCATGCAGCTGAAGCAGAGAGACGTCAAGGCCTACCTGGACTCCATCACCACCGTCCGGCCCCAGAcag ACGACGAGAGAAGAAGACCGGACGTGTTCAGCGCCCTCAAGTTGG GAAATTCCCAGCTGGTCAAAGAGATCTTGGAGGACGATCCCGCTCAGGTGAATTCGTCCAATCAGGAGGGAGCGTCACCTCTCATGGTGGCGGCGGTCAGCGGCCAGCTGGAAGTGGTGCAGCTGATGGTGGAGAAGAGCGCAGACGTAGACAAGCAAGATGGCGTCCATGGGTGGAGCGCTTTGATGCAGGCCACCTATCACGG TAATAAAGCCATTGTGAAGTACCTGCTGAGTCAAGGAGCCGATGTCAACCTTCGAGCCAAGAATGGCTACACTGCCTTTGATCTGGTGATGCTGCTGAACGACCCGG ACACCGAGTTGGTGCGTCTGCTAGCGTCAGTCTGCATGCAAGTCGACAAAGACAAGCCGACGCACCGGAGCAGCGCTACGGTGACCCGCTCCCAAAGCCGGCGGTCCCTCAGCAGCGTGCCCGTGCCCGTGCCCCCGCCCCCGGACGACAGGGGGGGCCTGAAG tcctGGTGGAGTCGGATGTCGAATCGGTTCCGGCGGCTGAAGCTGACTCACACGCTGAGGCACGGCCTTTCGTCCGGCCGCCTGGCTCCGTTTCCTTACGACGCCGAAGCGCCACTGGATGCCACGATGAAAGCGCAGCGGACACCCGGCGCCGTgtctgaggccccgcccccggccccgcccccagccCCGGGGGGGAATGACGTCAGCACCGCCTGGGCTGAGAGCAAAGACGCCG GCCTCTGGAGGGCGCTGTCAGAAAAGGAGGATTTCATTATAACGACTATG ctcagaaGTGGGGCACCTTTGACCCGACTGCCCAGCGACAAGCTGAAAGCGGTGATCCCCCCCTTCCTGCCTCCGTCCAACTTTGAGCCGTGGAACTCCGACCGCTCTCGCTTGCTCGGGGAGGGAAAGAGCGAAGCGCCCCGCCTGCCCATGCCGCCCCAGAGGAAGCTGAACAGCAGCGGGAACTCGGATATT ACATCAATCAGCCATGTCGTCAGCCGATCCATGAAGTTTCCCAGCATCCCCAAgggcccctcctcttcctctccgtcgAACTCGGGACACTACCACTCACCGCACTCCTCGGGGGGCTCCAACGGAGTCGCGGGGATCAACCGGGACTCCCACAACCGCTCAG ggggcagcgCAGACAGCGTTCTGTCCCAGATAGCAGCCCAGAGGAAGCGAGCCGCAGGCCTGATGGATGTGAAGTCTCAGCAGGGCCGTCCCTCGCTGCCCCCGCCTGACGCCGGCCTTCCTGACGCCCCCCCGAACCCCAGCGCGGTCGCCGCTGACGTCCACCCCAGACGG AAGATGGAGCTGAAGAGGAGACCCCAGTCGGGGAATTCTTCCACCTCCAAGAGCACATCGCCCACGCTGACTCCATCCCCCTCCCCAACGCCGAAGCCTCCTCCTGGCCCGGGGGACGCTCTGTCCTTAAGCTCCTCCCATCCTCGCTCCAAGAGCAGTGGGGGCTCAAGCAGTGGAACCGTAACCGATGAAG ATGAGCTGTCCAGTATATTGAAGAAACTGTCCCTTGAGAAATACCAGCCCATAtttgaggagcaggag gTGGATATGGAGGCATTTCTTACTCTCACAGATGAAGACCTGAAAGAGCTGGGCATTAAAACCGATGGGCCCAGACAGCAGATCCTGGCGGCCATATCAGAGCTCAATGCTGGAAAG GGGCGAGAGAGGCAGATCCTCCAGGAGACCATCCATAACTTCCAGTCTTCGTTTGGCAGCAGTGCCAGCAACCCACGGCAGCCAGGCGAAGCTCGCT CACCAACAGGCTGGCTGAGACACCACGTCCGTTCCTCCAACAAGCGGTAA